A single window of Nicotiana sylvestris chromosome 5, ASM39365v2, whole genome shotgun sequence DNA harbors:
- the LOC138869741 gene encoding uncharacterized protein, translating into MSDVDAFTRDIDEIWTAIWDESRPTVLSKGHVFPDKARLIRAVKMYSVKECHEMMHLPKWQERYAYHRYCVRHLKANFQKVHNKDLHDLMWMVATDHQECKFRRRTKSIRQEDERAYHWLMQHKLDKWTLHADGGRRWGTLTTNMSESFNGILKSARGFPVTAMVRMSFKQMAERFIECHRGASELMENGVEFMPIPMKRFEKYRRRAHWHSFLQYCNERNIFEVRTAIHQNWGNNTHIVNEANILCSCGKWSIYHMSCSHVMKCFQHTGFAVTRYVAKEYSVTAYLNIYSGQLQPVGAEYYWLPKSFKIVCNKECLYKVQVQKQTHTQNQMDVGDTVYARKCGVCSQTGHNRRKCRLVGLGGGGNPAPGRSSSNVPNYQGYT; encoded by the exons ATGTCGGATGTGGATGCCTTCACAAGGGATATTGACGAAATTTGGACAGCAATATGGGATGaatctagaccaacggtgctgtcAAAAGGGCATGTTTTTCCTGATAAGGCGCGCCTAATCAGGGCAGTGAAAATGTACAGCGTAAAAGAGTGCCATGAGATGATG CATTTGCCTAAATGGCAAGAACGGTATGCATACCATCGTTACTGTGTAAGGCACctaaaggccaatttccagaaggtaCACAACAAGgacttgcatgatttaatgtggatggttGCAACTGATCACCAGGAGTGCAAATTCAGGAGGCGCACGAAATcgatcaggcaagaagacgaaaGAGCCTATCATTGGTTGATGCAACATAAGCTTGACAAGTGGAcattgcatgcggatggtggcagacgatggggaaccCTGACTACAAATATGTCAGAGTCTTTCAACGGGATATTGAAGTCTGCACGTGGATttcctgtcactgccatggtgcggatgtcattcaaacagatggcggagaggtttatTGAATGTCATAGAGGTGCATCAGAACTGATGGAGAatggtgttgaatttatgccaataccaatgaaaagatttgagaaatacaggaggcgagcacattggcattcatttttacagTATTGCAACGAgcgaaatatttttgaagttcgcaccgctatacATCAAAATTGGGGGAATAATACACACATCGTAAATGAAGCCAACATAttgtgttcatgtgggaaatggtctATCTACCACATGTCATGCTCGCATGTCATGAAGTGTTTTCAACATACAGGTTTTGCTGTAACACGGTACGTTGCTAAGGAATATAGTGTTACTGCATACTTAAACATATATAGTGgacagttgcagccagtgggtgctgagtATTATTGGCTGCCGAAATCATTTAAAATTGTGTGTAACAAGGAGTGTTTGTATAAGGTACAAGTGCAAAAACAAACGCATACacagaaccaaatggatgttggtgataccgtttatgcgcgtaaatgtggtgtatgctcgcaaacaggacataACCGTCGTAAATGTCGTTTAGTTGGTTtgggtggcggtggtaatccagctcctggtAGAAGTTCATCTAATgtgcccaactatcaaggatacacgtAG